Part of the Zingiber officinale cultivar Zhangliang chromosome 6A, Zo_v1.1, whole genome shotgun sequence genome, TTCTCTGCCCACGGCTTCTTCTGCGAGGACTCTCAGCTACTGCTCCGAAGCTTCCAGTGGCTGCTGCTGAGATCGAACCAGTACTTCGTCCCTGCTCTGTTTCGGAGCTCTGTTTACGAGAAGGAGCTTGAACTGATGTTTTCAGAAGCCGATGTGTTCTACCATTTGGGGAGGTATCTTCTCCACCCGACCAACTCCGTTTGGGGCTACATCACAAGGTACTACCATGCTTATCTAGCAGATGCAGAGCGGATCGTAGGCTTACAAATCAGAGTTTTTCCATCAGCTCCCATCTCTTCCGACCAAATGCTGGCGCAACTCCTCAACTGTTCGTGGCAAGAAGGGCTACTTCCAGAGGTTATGATAGAGGAGGCCATGAATTCTAGTAGATGGAGAAGAAATAAGCCAAAAAAAGTGCTTTTGACGACGTTGTACTCCGGATACTACGAGAGACTGAAGAGCATGTACAACGAGCACCCGACCGTCGACGGCGAGGTGATCGCCGTTCATCAACCGAGCCACGAGGAGAAGCAGCATACGGAGGAGCGGAACCACAACAAGAAGGCTTTGATGGAGATGTATCTGCTGAGTTTTTGCGATGTGCTGGTCACGAGCGGGTATTCCACGTTTGGGTACGTGCCGCAGGGGCTCTCCGGACTGAGGCCGTGGATTCTGATGAGGCCTGACGGTGGCGGGGAGAGTGTGAACTGCCGGCGAGCTGTGTCGACGGAGCCGTGTTTTCACGCTCCGATGGGTTACCAGTGCAtcggagagaagaagaggaaggatggcGAGGAGGAGGCCATGAGGCTTGTCGGAAAGTGTGAGGACGTCGCCGGAGGTCTTAAGCTTGTGAGTTAGTTTGTTGGATTCTTGATACATAAATTGTGAAGTTTGGTAGAGGTGTCAAATGATATTTCTCATTTCAAATAATATCTTtttgatgaaaaaataattttatattatttgcccCAATTTGCAATATTCATTAGAGATTAAGTAAATTGTTCTTAGCCCATAGTCGAGCACCCCTAGAATTGATACTTTTTATTGGGTTTAATGGTAGGGATTGCTCGATAATTTTTATTACCCTCTTCAACACCCTTCTTCTTGTCGAAGAACTGGTGATAATCTTTGGAATCAAAGGTGAGACTCATGGCCCTTGGATAATGATTAGGGATGAGTAAAAATTTGGTAAAATCGAATTAACAAAATCAAAATTAGGAATTTggttcggttaattcagttttcggtttttttttaaaatttgattcgGTTTTCGATGAATTCGATTCGATTTCGGTTTTAAGTTTTGTAATTCGATTAAACCAATTAAAccgaataaaaatatttattaatttatttttatttaaaaatataataaataaaataaaatcttttcttttttttaattaaaatcaaataaagttttaaaattcgaTTAATTCGGTCAAAAATCGAATTAACTGATCTTTTATCAATTCATTTTTGTAGAGAATTTGATCGATTcagttagttaaaaaaaaaatcgatttatTCAATTTTCGATCTATTCAGTTCGATCGATTcaattttgaccgaaactcagcCTTACCTGCACCGTTAATAGTCATTTACGTGCCCAGCCCGCCAAATAAATATGCGTCGTCCCCTCTCTCTCTCCCAGCACTAgggaaaaaaattcaaaaaaatcatctagtaataaattttaaattttttcagaCCTTTTCAAAAAACAATCCAATTAAAAACCATCTGTTTTATTTTCTCGTTCTCCCATACTGTCCTTTTACCCCTTTTTCTCTCCTTTCCAAATTTTATTTCCTCTCccgtttttctttttctctttatgTGCTCTCTCCTTTTTCGTTTTGTTTTTCTCGTTTCCGTCCTTTCTCTCCCCAGTTGTTTTACGCTAGGCTGTATTTGATAAGGTGTAATATGTCTTATAATATAAttcagattacattacaaggttgattattttatttggtttcattattaatttataatgtaatgtaatctggattacaaaatgtaatgaagttttataatctggattacaaaataaatatattgtaatccgattacattacaaggtcaccttttaacaaaaatttaaatgttaaatataCCCCTAGTATGTCGGCACCCATCTTCGCCCGTCGCCACTGCCATCGCCCACCACCACCCCCGGTGGCTGACGACCGGCGGGCGTCGACGACCGGCCACCGACGATGGCCGACGACTAGCGACCGCCGGTAGCGACCACCGCAATCTCCGACAAAGATGTAGCGCCCACCGGTAGAAGTcataggatatttttgtcattttataataatacaaattacatttcttataaaaataatagacaccaaacaaaaaaatataatcatctttgtaatcaaatattacatacatttcattaccaaacgtagtaatgtaatcaagattacattacattacattacaaatttgattacattacaagctcaattacattacgtccaaccaaacgtagcctaatTGTTTCAGCTCAACAAACCCTCGCTCGCATAACATCTAGCTCGTGGGCtgtttatctcttttttttttctttttttttttgcatttttctatttttgtttttgtttctctATCAAATTGGCTACACAGCTCGTGGGTTTCTTGCGTTTCTTTATTATTTAAGCGTCGAGTTGAAAGCAACACAGACAATCAAGGAGTTTTTGGTCAGCCTTTTCCTTCTCTTCCCCCTCTCCGTGGAGGCCATCTCCGTCCTCGACACCGATGGCAAGAGCCTTCATCCCAACCATCTGTACTACGTTCTCCCCCGCGAAGGCAGCGACGGCGGAGGCCTCACTCTCTGGGCACTCGGCTCGAAAAAAGACGAGCTTGGATGCTCTCTGCTGACAGTGGTCCAAGAGGGCTCTGAGGTCGACTTCGGTCTCCAGGTGATCTTCTTACCGGTGCCGGACGACGCCAAGTTTGTCAATACATCCACGAACCTCAACATTCAGTTCATCATAGAAATTATCTGTTTGAAGTCAACCATTTGGCAGGTCAACAACACGTCGGAACCACAATATCTTATTTTCGAGGGGCGCAAAAGGGAGCTCGGGAGTTACTTTAAACTCGAGGAGTATAGTGGAGGAGACTACGAGTTTATCCATTACCTGACTAACCGTGATGTGTGGCTCTTCCTAGATGGACGGAAGAGATGGCTAGGACTGGATGACGATCCATTTCCCGTCGTGTTTAAGAATGCAACCCTAAACTAGCTCATTACAAAAATAATCATGATTACCGACAGAATTATCCATCGGGATTCCGTCGGTATATGATCTTACCGATGGAAttattgttaggaccgaaaagtagctagagggggggtgaatagctcttcgcgtgctcgttgctcggcgttgcttgtttcttcaaggatgcgcagcggaaatacaaagaaacaaatacaaacacactaacacttggattttacttggtatccacctccaaaggaggtgactaatccaaggatccacacaacgcacgcaccctccactaatgaagctctcctttatggtaactaccaagggcggagaagccctacaagactcaatacaagaagaagaaagagtagtaaagaaatacaagcttacaatgagtgcacaaaccctaaccctagtttcttcttcttgctttgatccgcctcttgacttggaagagcctccaagaaccttcaagaactggcgatctcgagcttgagaagagttgtggaggagctggtgaagatctgaaatgaatcggtgaagagatgctgaaGCAACGGCTTTAACCagcgctaacggtcgaatcccaatcgattggattgctcccaatcgatcgggaggctttggatcgatccacggatcgatccggcgcttatcgggAAAaattccggatcgatccacggatcgatccggcgcttatcgcggacggcgtcccaatcgatccagcgatcgattgggacctctgaatcgatccacggatcgatcacggctgttcgcgaggactcaccggatcgatcggcggatcgatccatcttcggatcgatccacggatcaatccactcctggatcaatccacggatcaatccaaacctttggatcaatcggctgatcgatctagatcttggttttgcccaaaaccaagtctaaagcccctaaaccaacatctagtcaaccatgacttgttggtacataagacctagcatccggtcacccttgaccagctaggactctctcaccaggtgtctggtcaaccttgacccacttgattttctcctgcctggcttcactcaccaggacttttccttgcctAGCATCactcaatccctttgacctacttggactctcaccagatgtctggtcaaccttgacccatttggatttctcttgcctggcttcactcaccaggactttccaaattgcctagcttcactcactaggtctttcacctggcttcactcaccaggattttcctcctgcctagcttcactcactaggacttcccaattgcctagcttcactcactaggtctttcacctggcttcactcaccaggattttcctcctgcctagcttcactcactaggacttcccagtcaagtatccggtcatccttgacctacttgactcttcttcaatcaaccttgcattgtcaaacatcgaaactcaaaccaagactcaagcttggtcaatcaggtcaaccttgacctaaggatgttgcaccaacaatcttcccctttttgatgtttgacaataccaacactatcacttacaataccacatgtaagttaggttaatcccatagcctaaaccttcttcatgccactaagtaatgaatacataagttaagcccttcattctccccctaagagggcaaactccctctaggtaatgaaagcctaacttactccctttcattctccctctattggcacacatcaaaccatgccccatttttgggcacatatcaacaaattcacttgttgaaaactctccccctgaagagttgctcatcgttgttcacaacttcactcgttgtgatcaacacgataatgaaggtcccatacccttcattaaccttaaccctacattctcccccaatgtaggcaaatgcccatccttgagcattatccacttgaagccacttgaacaatgaggatatccactccccattaaagttcaaacgctcaaccttgagcatgttcttaacggaaggttgaccaccttccaaggttcatgaaaaatagttttcatgtctttaaagagtccctccccctaaagacatggtgataacttctgtcattgcaccaacaatgacttggaatccccaaaaatttaggaaacccaattttagaagttttgaggttcaaatattcaaaatttgaaacaaacctcaacctaaacttcaacttagccttccttaaccaatccatccttgttttccacacgaaaacaccctttttatgtatacaaatgtatttttaggggtttggaatggttacctagactaaaataggttcaaaatactgaaaataagctttcccagccaaaatcagcatcttcaatcgattggagttgggttccaatcgattgaaccctgctgaatcgatccactgatcgattcagtcttcttggatcgatcggctgatcgatccagcgagcttctgctcgtgagaaatgccttctcaaacgatcggctgatcgattaaggcactccaatcgatccactgatcgattgaaggcctgaaattgctgaaattcaatttcagaaacccctagaaaattctacaaaattccaaaaatcgtaaaaatttgtgtagacattatttagggtataatttatcatggaaaaatagttttctatgaaaatacatcatattttcaaagattgacgcaaacttgagaacttgtaaaaactttagtgttttcttcaagtttgtgtctaactattcaatggtgattactatcaaaagatagccttcaccaaggttttccaaaatcattttaaaaacattttcaaaaccaatatcccaccatgttccttgggcttaatgcacatgacttgtacattagctttcccaatgatgggaaaacacataactatatgttttgatgaacttaaaactcaaagaattgcactaaatcaacatgttgagttttgttcatcatcctaacatctcacttgtatctattgtgcactaaaacacatacaagtcatcttataggtctttgtgagatgtaaagtttggttttgtcctaatctagggatcatgcatatttatctaggcattttgagtggtaaacatccaccaaggatgttacttgttgatccATGTGTTCAAACAAACaccacttgtttattccacttgttaaacaaatgtcacttgttgaactaatgccatttgtccttaagtttaaggaaataaaaataatgcatgataatgttatgacatacatcaaaatgaaatagctttcaaaagaaagattcctatagctacatgatgtatgtatgacatgacatggtatttttatatttttcataataagtcatgaatgcaaaatacaaaactaaatatgatgtcatggcatataatgggcaaacaatcatccacggcttagcataaataaaatacctagattacctatctaagtatcctaaaaccttagctaaacaaaaaattaaacctagattgtcctaaagtgcttcaagaaaatgccaaagcctaaattgacatttctttaatctcttgtttaatttatgccaattgaaattaagcatattcctcaaatgttggcatatttcatttttcacaagagtagcattaaaaaaaataccaaaatcccaacttggtatttcttatgttttctcaaattgtgccattttaaagtaagatcaagacttctcaaattttggcacattttactcttcaaaAGAGTAAaccataaatccatttcattttcaaaggttaacaaaaaccttgaaaatgctccttgagtgtcaatttcttcaaagttgggttaactacccttcttctcagagttgacactctctaacccatctatgggatagagaaaatgctcctaggaactcaaaacctattggtgctccttggatgctctaggtattcactagggataacttccctagataccttcctagtgaccttgtgtggtttcttagaagtcttggtcactttttctaggtcaactctagggattgcttcccttgtaaccttctttgtgactttcttagacttcttagaagtcttagtcacatttgttgcaaaaatactcttagggataacttcccttgtatttttggcttgaccactagacctagggttggttccataactatatggaaccctatggtaagagattacatccttcttagcatttggtttgtatcccaaacccctatgaccattagatgacctttgtgctcctagacctaggctatgctcattttgcccttttaggatattttccatcctttttagggtcttttccattttatcaagccttgacctcaagacttgattttctatcactaagtccttagtttttggttttccattaaatttatgagcatttttatttctaggcttgtagctaaggttCTTAGTGtgtttgcctagatttttatctacctttctaatcctaggtgtggtacttttagcatggtaagctacattattttccttaattttaccatgctctctattcttatggtaaatagcattaaaatgatataagttagaactagcatgctttttaccataatgtaaagggatagactcaataaaagttaccttcctttttaccttagaggctcccccttgacttgagcttcctccttgagccttgaccatcttcttccccttagggcattgactccggtaatgccccttttgattgcaagagaagcacacaatgtgctccttgctcttctttgttccggggatggtctcctttggcttctccttgcccttaggtgccacttggcccttcttcttggccaatttagggcacttgcttttgtagtgcccatgttccctacattcaaaacatataatatgattcttattattaattgaactatttataccttcttgtgtaggggtggcacttgctcctccatttgatatgaatgtagaggcttcctcttgatccgaaatcgatttccctccaattgatttatcttgacttgtggaggtggaagcttcttcatcctcttcttctcttgacccggatgtggaggattctccttcttcttgatccggtgtcaccaagagttgctccccctcaatcctagaggtggaggcttcaccttcttcttcatcctcttgtacatgaaacaaggaatatgctccttccttgctcttttgattacactcccttgagaatgaagcttcttggatttcctcttcttcggaagttgagcatctctcaacttcggagtcctcctcttgatcttgctccaatgagtcaccctctttggattcttcttggttaggtacagtggaggggatctcatgagccttttccaatttgctccatagctctttggcatcttcaacttctccaattttctccaagatgttgctcggcaatagattgaccaaaagcttggtcactttgtcattggcctcacatctttggatttgttcttggctccatttactccttttgagaactttgccctttgaattccttggagccttaaaaccttccattagagcaaaccattgctctatctccatcatcaagaaattttcaattcttgatctccaagaatcgaagcttgtagatgtgtatggtggagccacccttgtatcaaatccaagtccatcttggaattgcatcttgaagttgagcttcttgaattctttgactttgatgaatttgctccaacttcttcaccctctagctttgcttgttatgtttgccccttccggcggtgattccggtgaagagcaacctcgctctgataccacttgttaggaccgaaaagtagctagaggggggggggggtgaatagctcttcgcgtgctcgttgctcggcgttgcttgtttcttcaaggatgcgcagcggaaatacaaagaaacaaatacaaacacgctaacactgggatgtctggtcaaccttgacccatttggatttctcttgcctgacttcactcaccaggactttcccaattgcctagcttcactcagtaggtctttcacctggcttcactaaccaggattttcctcctgcctagcttcactcactaggacttcccaattgcctagcttcactcactaggtctttcacctggcttcactcaccaggattttcctcctgcctagcttcactcactaggacttcccagtcaagtatccggtcattcttgacctacttgactcttcttcaatcaaccttgcattgtcaaacatcgaaacccaaaccaagactcaagcttggtcaatcaggtcaaccttgacctaaggatgttgcaccaacaattataaGTGTCGGTAGCTGATTTGACAGAAACAGAATTACTGActaggggtgagcaaaaattcgataaaaccgaattaaccgaaccaaCCGAATTTAGGAATTCGGTTTGGTTAATTCGGTTTtcggttttattttttaaaattcggttcggttttcAATGAATTCGATTCAGTTTCGATTTTAAGTTTTGTAATTCGGTTAAACCGATTAAAccgaataaaaatatttattaatttatttttatttaaaaatataataaataaaacaaaatctcttcttttttaattaaaatcaaataaaattttaaaattcggttaattcggtcaaaaactgaattaaccgatCTTTTATCGGTTCGATCAGTTCAGTTTTTGTAGAGAATTCGGTCGGTTCGattggttgaaaaaaaaaatcaatttattcGATTTTCGATCTATTCAATTCGGCCGGTTCAATTTTGACCGAATGCTCAACCCTAACCTTAGGGGTAAAATAAATTTTCCCATTAAATTTAGAATCTTCTCGACAATCCATTTCGTATGCAGTAAAATTTCTATTTAagtttatcaaattaattaattcatgtttttttattttaaaatataaataattttttatacgtTTATCCTTTAAGCGTATTTATATGTAAATACACTAAAAAAATAATGGCAATTatgtgaaaataaattttaaaagagccTTGGATGACTACCCATGAAATTTTTCTTCGGATCATTATAGGTAAATCGGGGGAAATGAGTACGGTAAAAATTTAATATCTTTGATTGTACGTTTTATTTAgagaaaaatttatataaatatattatagttaGAGATCATTTAAATTATGAATATcgaaatgtttttttttctttaataatcATTTAGAGTGATCTTCATCTGGAGATCTATAGAATGACAATTTAATGCATTTTGCTTAAGGAAAAAAACACATATGATAAGCCTTTCTTTAacaatttctttttttaataaattgattGAGTAAAAAAGTCACTTATATAAAATGAGAATTTATAAACAACtagaaaaaaatatacttttgcataaattaaataatttattgtatAAAAATAGGGGGGAAAATGAATTTCCATGGAAAAAGGCGAGGATTTTTTTTTCTCGacgaattaaaaaataaataattttttaaagggttaattgaattatcttctATATTTGTGACCGAGATAAACCCATCGTTCGATGGTACACGTCCTGCTCGTGATCGGAGAAGAAACAAGCGAAGAAACGGAGGGATTGTTAACTAGCGATGGCGGCGTGCGCATCTCCTATTAAACCACGCTTTTTCTCCTCCTTCTTTGGCGATCGCCTCGCCTGCCCTCACGTACCCCTTCTCCACCGCAACGCAGGTCCACACCCGCTCCTTTACTCCCTAACCCTACGCGATTTCTTCCTACGATCCTTGCAACCGTTTTGCTCGCTGTGTGATTCCTTGTTACCCTTTTTCGTGAGATTTTATAGTTTTCTGGTAATAGAAAGTTTGGCACTTTCTTCGTCACTGGGAAAACTAGAAATTTTTGTGGTTTAGTGTGATCTTAATCGGGCGAAATATGATGGTGAATcataaatttttattttgttttccatGTACATTTGGGAAGGTCGATTGATGAGACACCTGTGGATTAATGATGATTTATGGGCTTGTAATATAATGGCAAAATTTTGTATGTATATTCTTATAAACATACTGGTTTGCATATTTACCacatcaaattttaatttttaaaatatatcatTGTTAAACTTAAA contains:
- the LOC121996496 gene encoding galactoside 2-alpha-L-fucosyltransferase-like, with amino-acid sequence MERQSSWVRKTTGAMTITCLMLLPLLLLVTQSAFNTYLDRLLPHVIRERICWKDGSLTPRDDDDDDKLLGGLLSGDFDESSCLSRYHAVSYWKNPSRPPSPHLAAKLRRYEALHKRCGPGTELFEKAIHHLNSSNHTAGKPTTDCNYVVWVPSDGLGNRIIALVSTFLYALLTDKVLLLHLTDDFHDLLCEPFPGTSWSLPQDFPVGDLLNIYANPPWTLSNPQNAPYLYLHLTHDQRFSAHGFFCEDSQLLLRSFQWLLLRSNQYFVPALFRSSVYEKELELMFSEADVFYHLGRYLLHPTNSVWGYITRYYHAYLADAERIVGLQIRVFPSAPISSDQMLAQLLNCSWQEGLLPEVMIEEAMNSSRWRRNKPKKVLLTTLYSGYYERLKSMYNEHPTVDGEVIAVHQPSHEEKQHTEERNHNKKALMEMYLLSFCDVLVTSGYSTFGYVPQGLSGLRPWILMRPDGGGESVNCRRAVSTEPCFHAPMGYQCIGEKKRKDGEEEAMRLVGKCEDVAGGLKLVS
- the LOC121994891 gene encoding kunitz trypsin inhibitor 4-like, encoding MSYNIIQITLQARGFLAFLYYLSVELKATQTIKEFLVSLFLLFPLSVEAISVLDTDGKSLHPNHLYYVLPREGSDGGGLTLWALGSKKDELGCSLLTVVQEGSEVDFGLQVIFLPVPDDAKFVNTSTNLNIQFIIEIICLKSTIWQVNNTSEPQYLIFEGRKRELGSYFKLEEYSGGDYEFIHYLTNRDVWLFLDGRKRWLGLDDDPFPVVFKNATLN